Proteins from a single region of Oryza brachyantha chromosome 6, ObraRS2, whole genome shotgun sequence:
- the LOC107304411 gene encoding MADS-box transcription factor 50-like isoform X1 yields the protein MEAAAATEGGGQQRRGGRREVRRIEDATSRQVTFSKRRKGLLKKASELSVLCDAEVALLVFSPRGRFFHFASAPSLEETIDRYISHSQETPANKKPKELITAQNMESRAETLAMEIDTVEAYTRKMQGEDLESCSLQELNDLEMQLEKSLSSIRVHKQKKMMDKILQLQQQEKILLEQNAQLLRKQQCKAQHDPGAAPERELNYQDIDVDTELVIGRR from the exons atggaggcggcggcggcgacggagggtgGTGGACAGCAGAGGCGCGGCGGTCGGCGCGAAGTGCGGCGGATCGAGGACGCGACGAGCCGGCAGGTGACGTTCTCGAAGCGGCGCAAGGGGCTGCTGAAGAAGGCGTCGGAGCTGTCGGTGCTGTGCGACGCCGAGGTGGCGCTGCTCGTCTTCTCCCCCCGCGGCCGCTTCTTCCACTTCGCCTCCGCTCCATC TCTGGAGGAGACAATCGACCGCTACATTAGCCACAGCCAAGAGACACCTGCGAACAAGAAGCCTAAAGAACTAATTACTGCGCAG AACATGGAATCCCGAGCTGAAACCTTAGCAATGGAGATTGACACAGTCGAGGCCTACACAAG GAAGATGCAGGGAGAAGATCTGGAATCATGCTCGTTGCAAGAACTGAATGACCTGGAGATGCAGCTGGAGAAGAGCCTAAGCAGCATCCGTGTACACAAG CAAAAGAAGATGATGGATAAGATTTTACAGCTTCAACAACAG GAGAAGATTCTCTTGGAGCAAAACGCCCAGCTACTCCGCAAGCAGCAG TGCAAGGCGCAACATGATCCAGGTGCAGCTCCAGAGCGCGAGCTGAACTACCAGGATATTGACGTTGACACTGAGCTGGTCATTGGAAGACGGTGA
- the LOC107304411 gene encoding MADS-box transcription factor 50-like isoform X2, which produces MEAAAATEGGGQQRRGGRREVRRIEDATSRQVTFSKRRKGLLKKASELSVLCDAEVALLVFSPRGRFFHFASAPSLEETIDRYISHSQETPANKKPKELITAQNMESRAETLAMEIDTVEAYTRKMQGEDLESCSLQELNDLEMQLEKSLSSIRVHKQKKMMDKILQLQQQEKILLEQNAQLLRKQQAQHDPGAAPERELNYQDIDVDTELVIGRR; this is translated from the exons atggaggcggcggcggcgacggagggtgGTGGACAGCAGAGGCGCGGCGGTCGGCGCGAAGTGCGGCGGATCGAGGACGCGACGAGCCGGCAGGTGACGTTCTCGAAGCGGCGCAAGGGGCTGCTGAAGAAGGCGTCGGAGCTGTCGGTGCTGTGCGACGCCGAGGTGGCGCTGCTCGTCTTCTCCCCCCGCGGCCGCTTCTTCCACTTCGCCTCCGCTCCATC TCTGGAGGAGACAATCGACCGCTACATTAGCCACAGCCAAGAGACACCTGCGAACAAGAAGCCTAAAGAACTAATTACTGCGCAG AACATGGAATCCCGAGCTGAAACCTTAGCAATGGAGATTGACACAGTCGAGGCCTACACAAG GAAGATGCAGGGAGAAGATCTGGAATCATGCTCGTTGCAAGAACTGAATGACCTGGAGATGCAGCTGGAGAAGAGCCTAAGCAGCATCCGTGTACACAAG CAAAAGAAGATGATGGATAAGATTTTACAGCTTCAACAACAG GAGAAGATTCTCTTGGAGCAAAACGCCCAGCTACTCCGCAAGCAGCAG GCGCAACATGATCCAGGTGCAGCTCCAGAGCGCGAGCTGAACTACCAGGATATTGACGTTGACACTGAGCTGGTCATTGGAAGACGGTGA